The region TTTCAGCACCTGGAAAGCGGGAATGAAGGCTTGGGAAGATCGAATAAGAGTTCCAGTGCAAATGAATGCCCGTACATCTGGGTGGATAGAATGTCTTCCTGGTTTCGCGGATGGCGGCCGCTGGACTTGTCTTTCCTGTTCAATCTCTGGCGCCAGCTGCcgttcctgttcttcttgcAGTTGAGTAGAAGAGAAGTTTACATCAGCAAACTGGCGGCACCTCTCTAAGATAAGACGAATGTTTTCGTTGTTGTGGTCAGCTGCAGGTGCGATGATAGGAGGCGTGGCATTGTCCTTGCGGGGTCTATATCGTTCCTCAAGTGTTTGAGATTCAGGCTCAAGGAACTCTGCAGCTTGGGCTTTGGACATTTCGATCTCGCCGTCATGCCGGGCCTTGCGCCATATGTCAGATTGGCGTTCGAATCGCTGCCCCTGGACTGCCCACAGAGGTATACTCCGCTGCATTTCGATCCAGGTCTCCGAGATAGCCCAACGAAGCACGTCCGATACTCCGATACTATACCCACTTGGCTTCCCAACTAGAGACAGAATTTTGATTTGAATCTCCCCTGGGACGCAGAACACAACAGAATGTCCCTTGCCCAGTTTACGCATTCTCATGCATGCTATAAGATTGATCAGTAAACGCTTTTATGTAGAAGCTGATTTGGCTATCTGACCTTGAACCAACTTGTCCTTTGTTATGCCAGCTCCCAGGGTGACAGCCGCTCGATAGTTGTCAGGTAACCTCAAATCGATACCTCTGGTGtgggcttcgtcgaggaagaCCAGGCATACCTCTGACTGACTGGCAAATGGGGAAGTTTGCAGTGGTTCAACAAGCCCGGTTCGGTCCACAACACAGATCTCGTCACCATCGTTGACAAAAACAACAGCCTGCATTTGCTTATCTTCTGGAATCATGTTTAACCAAGATTGGGCGACCTCGTGGTTAGTAAGTTCCAGGATCTGCGCGCCAACATCTAGAATGACACGCGTCGATCGATCCGATTGCACAACCATGCTCAATAGCACTTGTGCATCTGAACCGGAAtgctggctgctgcgaaCCGGGACAAATGCAACTGAATTCTCAGCTTGTAAGACGTACTCCAGAACCAAAGCATTAGTGTGGGTTTGGTCCTTGAGATCCAGCTGCTCGACGCTCAAAGGGAGGATGACCCTTGAGTCGTTCGTGCCGCTGAAGCCCACTGTTGGGCAGGCCTTGATCTCGCCAATGTCCCATCCGGAAGCAGATAGCTTGCTGGGAAACTCTTTCATTTCCTTCGAGAAAACAAGATGGGCAAGGAAATAGTCAATGGCTCCCTTGGAAGTCCGGAGAACAGGGAAAACGTGTTTCAGACAAGGATGCGGAATGAAGAATGGTTAGGGCCTGCTCAGTACCCGTCTTCTGCGTTAGTGGATCGGGGATGCAGAACGACGTAACGGCATGGAGGTAACACAGAATAAGTTTGCTTTGAAGGTTTCCATTGTCGACCAGACGGCCAAGTTGCTCATCAACCGAGTACACATGGTGATTCGAGACCGCCTGCCAGCCAATCGTCACGACAAGATGATGGCCGCTCTGCTCCCAGCTCACCTTGCCTTCGGGTATAAGTATCTTTCTATCATGGCTGTTGTCGTGGAGAAGGACGAGCTTGTTGTGCAAACCAACGAGAGTACCCAGTGATTGATTTGTGTCGATGGACATTCCGCGATACTGACGGCAGCGGATGGATGAGTGTCCGACCTGAAGGCTAAAGTTCAACCGCAGGCGGAGTATCTCGATCTCTAACAGAGATGAGGCAGGGTAGAACTTGCAATGAACTCTCGAGGCCTTTTCAATCGGCTCAAGGATTCTGGATATAGTTTGGGCAGTTTCACTTTTCATGCTGACCAAACGCATTCCTCCACTCGCCAAGTACCAGCGACAGTGCCCTGCTCGCTGCAGCCGCCAGTAGGAGCTGGATGCCCGCCATGGCTCCATCACAGGGCGAAATTCGATGTCGTCGCTATCCAGGTTGTACCAATGGACATAGGTCTCAGTGAAATGGTCTGGAACTTGGCCAGCGATGAGTCTGGAAGGTACAAACTCCCAAGCCTGGTGCTTGCCTTGGCCCACTGCCCGAACACAAAGATCAAACTTTTTGGACAGGGAGCTCGGCGCCTTCCCCAAATGTACCGTGCAGCCCATGTGTTTCCTTTGACCAGAGAATTGCATTCCAGGCACTTCACTGGGCATCACCTCCACCGGGGACTGTCCAAATAGAGTCTTGTATGATACATGACTCTCGTACTCTGCAGGAAGACGAGCGAGTGGTCGGCCGCTGATGAGCAATTCGCCCGTCAACACGTTGAAATGCACGGGAAGCCTGCCGCTGCGAGTTGTTATCCAGTACTCGCACCCCTGGGATGCAACTGACCAAGAGGAACCTGTCTGGTACGCAGCCCAAGCCTGCCTAATTGCAAGGTCCATCGCGGGCTTTTTTTGAGAGGCCACATTCGGTACAAGTATGGGGTAGCAGCGGTAGGTCAGGACTTGCCAACGATGGTGGAGTATCGAAGTCAAGCACCCCGGTGTCAGGTCGAGAGCCCCCTTTCTGTCGTGAATCAACATGCAGCATTGGATCCAAACACACGCGTCCTTGTCACTCTCCATGACCTTCTCTAGAACTATCTCGTCGGCGTCAAACGTGCTTGTCGTAACTAGGGCTAGCTGGGCGCTTTGGGAAATAAATTCGTTTCGACGGATGTCACTGTCCTCACCAGTGGCTTTATCCCTAACGAGTTTGACCCAGTTGAAACCAATGGTACGAAGCGACGATAGCTGGGCTAGGCAGAGGGTTCGAATGGATGCAGAGCTTGAGAGCGACAGAATCCTCTGTGTAAGAAGGATCAATGCACAGAGCTCCCACATCGATTCCCAATTTTCCTTGATTCTGTCAGCAGCGTCCTTGATTCTGGCTAGTAGTTCTCCCGCAAAAACATCATCGTTTATGATGACATGCCCATCTCGCAGAACCGAATCTTTAGTTGACGGCCCAGCTTGGCAAATGATCTGGAGAATGAAGATGCAAGTTTCAGCCTTTTTGAATACAACCGATGGCATCGCGAGTTGAAGTAGAATATTCTGCCACTGAATATTCACTCCAAGGGGCATTGAGCAAAGCGCTCTGTACTCCTCAAGGGACATATCTTGTGGGCATGAATTCAGGGATGCAATGACAGTGTTGGGCGGTCGTCCATCCCTCTCGCTTGCAGGGCGAGAGAGGAATTGCTGTAGCGAGGAGCTTGCTCTGGGCAGCTTGTATGTGCATGTTGTTAAGACTTCGCCCGTGCTCTTAAAGCCGGTAACAAAGCAGTCGGCTTGGTGATCGTAGTAATGAAGGTCCATCCCGTTCGCCAAGCAGACGTCTCGCTCTGTGACATTGATAATCTGCTTTTGTCGCCTATGCGTATTCTCATGGGGCTTATTCTTCGAGAGCAGGCCGAACCTTCGGTGCCCATTGCCGATTTCGAAATAGTTTCTGAGCCCGCGATATGTCCGTGGTTCATATTTGGCTCTCGGTTTATTCCTAGACGAATACGAGAGACGTAGAACATCGAGCAAGAAAAAGGCCGTGGTATTACGCCAGAATGCGAATGGATGAGGGGCATCGAGTTCGAAAACTGTGCTTTGCACTTTCAGGGGATCCGCAGGTAAGGGCCATTCATGAATGTCTATATCAATTGAGTCCCTTTGGCGCATGTATCCACATCGTCCGCAGGAGTTGCTGTGGCGAGATTCTGTAAAGCCGTGATATTCATCAATGATGATTTCTTCATATGTGCATTCCGTCCCATCAATCTTAGTGGTGAGTTCCTTGTATTTTTTATGCTTTTGGCGAAGCTCAGTTTGTTTTGCGGCTCTCTCGCGGCtggcctcttcttcgatcgTGGCTAGCAACGCTCTGTGCTTCTCGGACTGGGCAAAGTATCTGACGGAAAAGCAGTACTTAGTGCCAAAGTCCTGGAAAATGCTGGTTCCTGCGTACCGGACTCGTCGTTGGCGTTGCTGCATATAATTCTCTGCATGAGCCAGTCTTTTCATTTGTGATTTGTGAGGTAGAACAAGTGACTCGAATATGTCCATCGGAATACAGGAGTTGTAGTCACATAGCATCGGGTGGGCATGAATTGCAGCCTTATCGCAAGCAATCCATAGCTCCAGGATAGTCAGAAACATCACCGATACAGCTTCTGGATTACCGGAATACAATTTCATTGCCTCATCGTGGTAGTCACTGATCAACTGACAAAGCTCCTGGCAGGTATCTTGGCTATCGAGATTGTTCTGAAGCCAATCTTCGAGGCTGATATTCACCCAGTTTTCGACGGCCGCAAGATTGAGAACCGCGTAGTCGGGATCAGAGGTATACCCAACCGAGGGAAGTCCTTCATGTTCAACGAGGCTGTTCTGCGGTTGAAACTCTGCTGAGTCTTGGACATGTTCGCGTTTGGTAAGTGCATCGATCCACGCATCCAAGGGAGATAGGTCGTGGTAAGTGTCTTGGGCAAAGTCTAATCGTCCTAACGAATTCGTGTCGTGGTGCGAAGTGTTGCGACTTCTGATATCGCGCCAGGCTTGTTCAATAGCATTGTTGCCTCGCTGAAGAGCATCATGGACATACGAAAGCCACGTAGGATGGTGCGATAGTGTGAGCTTATTTAGCCGGCGAGCAATTTTGGCAATCATCATATGCTTTTTCTCGGGAGATATATCGTTGGGCGAGGTATCCAGGATAATGCTCATGGAAAAGAGTATGAAGCTTTTGTAGATGTCATCGGATATTCCTTCACGCAGGCTGAGCCTCTGAGAAACAAGTTGAAGTGCCACGCGTATGAGGAGCCACAGAGGAGATCGCCGCCATGGGTACCGACTGTTGTTCCACAACACCTCTTCACGAGTATTTTTGTTGAGTTGTAGATTCTCAATCACCGTGCTGCAGGGGCGCAGGACCACCGTGAAGAACTCCGTCACCATCTTTGGATCAGTTGTGTCTCTATCCTCATCAtgctcctcgcccgccttcCTCACTTTCGGCTTCGTCCCTGGAACGGACTGGTGGCTCATTTTCGAAAGAGTGGCCGCGATGGCATTTTGAAGATGGGGGTCATTGAATGTTTCTGGTTTCATGGACAAGGTTGGTCCGGGAAACTGACGTTTTAGGCGGCCGATTGTTGAGTTGACAGCTTCATTACGCGGAGATAGCTCGAACGTCTCGACATGGATTGCGTCGTTCTCTCGGGTCATCAGAACAGCGGCATTCTGGGATTTGACATGGATGGGCACAACACTCCCTAAAAGCGAAATATAAGTAACGTGAACTCTCAACCTAAAGCAAACGGATGTACCATCTATATCTAGCGTCCTCAGAACATTTCTAAATTTCACTTCGTCGATCTCACCACGGGATCCCAGAGTTGTTCTCAGGTAAGCCAGCATTGTAATCAACACACGGATGATTTCGCCATGCTGTTCACAAACATGAGCCGTAAACCTcttgagggcgttgatgaCAGTCTCAAGTAGGAGTAATTCGTATTCAGTGTTGTAGTCATCCTGTTGTGGTAGCTGAGGAAAGAGGAACACATGATTAAGCAAGTACGATCTCGCTTCATTGGAAAGCCGGGGGAGTGAAATAGACATCTTTCAGTGATAATGCCTTCAACTGGGCGCAGTGCACTCAGTTGAAGGAAGACCAAATCAATATCAAAGGAGGAGTGGTAAGTTCCTGATTCTGAGGTGTTGGCGAGAAACAGAGGGATAGAGGAGATAGAtggggagagagggagacAGAGGTAGATGGAAATAGAAAGAGgtagagagggagagagagagagaaagatgggaggggaggagacGCGTTGTGTTGTTGCATTCACTTCACCTTCACTCTGAATTGATACCTCAAACGCGAGGCATCCAGATGAACAGCTAAGGCCACAGTTCTGCGGACTGAATCGGCGTATTGCCAGCAGGTAGTAGAATATTATACGCAGGGTAGAATAAggcctgttgctggtgcCCTGGGAATTGTCATACCAAATAATATTTACATAGTAAGAATGTCATAAAGATAGAGCTATGAATGAAGCCTTCTCTATCCGCGTTATCATCCCGTGTCTCCTACAGTTATATTGTCactttttatattactaaaagTCCTTTCTCATCGCCACGCTCCTTAGTGGAATTGATTACTACTAGGTCTTGGAGCCTCCCAACAGGTGTCTTCACTATCAAATTCCGTACAGCAACTCACACGGCAAAAAGGCTATTACTCGCCATCACTTCCGTTGATAACCTCATTCCCATCCTCGTCCGTCGTGATGTCATGCGTCAGAAACCAGCGCGTATCATTGCAATCAAAGAACTGGCCCTGCTCCCTGTTGTAACCAGCGACCTCCATTTTCCGAATCGTTTCAAATGACAGCCAGACGTATCTCTCAAAATACCCTCCGTAAGCGAAGTTCTTCCTATAGTAGCCTCCACTTAGTGGATCCATAATATCTGAGCGAAGACGGGTCCAGATGCCGCAGCCCGTCGGCTCCAGGTTATAAGATAAAGTTCCATGCACGTCGTCAAAAGGTCGAAACTCCCCTTCATTCCAAGGGTTACTAATTCCTAGTTCTGCTGCCCGCTTTTCTAGGTCGCTTTTGTAGAATGGATTGCTGACTTTCTCTGCCGCCTCCATGAGCCCGATGCTAGGCCGCATATTGAGCCTTTCATATAGCCCTTTATAGTTGCAGTATATGGCAGTAATGGCAATCTGCAAATTCATGGAAGGGCACCGTCTAGAAAGATCAGCAATGGTAGATAGCTCCGGCTTAAGAGGATACCAGATAAGCCAAGGCTTGCAAGGGGTGTCTTCGGTAAATGTTCCAATGTCGTTGATCATGATGCGGCGGGCATTAATGGCCGTTTGAATCTCGACTCGCCAATTATCCGTGATTCGGTCTTTGAAGGCGTCAGTATCAAGCTGGTGCTGCCACCACCGAGCAAACATTGTGTGATGGTATATCCCACGAACAACGCAAAGTAATTCAACTCCATTCCTTGCAATTGGCCTCCGAGATCGGCGGTTGATGAGTCGGGCATATCGGTCAACATTCCCTTCAAAGGCGGCCATCTGGCGTAGCAGCCCCTTTTTCATCGTTGGTATATCAAGAGGCAGGGGCTCCCAAAGCAGCCTCGCCTCCTGTGGGTCCAATTCATCGTAGAGAGACTCATCTGGTTGCCGGGTCTCGAGCCCTATATATCGATCCTCTTCAATATCAATCTCCTGAGGGCTGAACTCCTCGGTGGCATCTTGTGACAAAGTATACCGCCACCCCAGCTTCCACCGAACATGCGTCTCTCCATTCAGAAAGGCGGGCTGCGGGCTATCATCGTTTATGAGGCGTTTATAATCATCCATCACAGCGTATTTGACTGGCGAGGACATGATTGATGCGTATATCTGGTCACCCTGCTCTGTATGCCCCTCTCGAGCCTCCTCCGCGATAGAAACATCAGGAAGGAGGTCAAGCTCCCGGTAAAGGTTGATATAGCCGGCAGCAGCACACGCACGACCGACTTGGTATCGCATAACGGGGTATTGTACAGCTATCTGGCGATAAGTACGCTCTGTAGCAAAATCCGGGTTCCAGATACAATAGGGCTGGGCTTCAGGGATCTCAAGGCCATCAGGAACAACGTTGCTCATGATGAGACGAGCATTGCGTGCCCTAAGGAACTCAGAGAACCGTGATGAAGTACACAGGTCTCGAATGCTCTGACTCATTGCAAAGCTGTAGGAGCAGCGCAGGCCTCTGACTACTGCACATCGTGCGGCGGCAGAGGTGAGGTCCTCTGGGACGCTCCTTCCCTCAAGAGCGGATATGCATTGGTTATAGTCGTAAAGCTGCTCGTTTGTCGGGGCAGTACTCGTTTGTGAGACATCTGATCCGGTATCGCTCACGATGTCGGACATCTTGGAGGCGTCCACTGGGTGGATGAGTGGTAAAGTTCAGACTGACCACGGTAAATCAGCCACTTGGCTATATAACACTAGTCCTTATATGGAAGGTCAGCGCTCGATAATGTCGGGATGATCCGCCAGGATCTCGGGAGGACCCGCTACCGTATCTCACCTGTTGTGTAGAGGAGCACAAGGTAAATGGTAAAACTACAGGTCCAAAATTTGGCTACTCGTGCCTGCTCAGGGGTTTTAGGGGCCAGTGTGTCCTTGCATGGTGGGCCCTCTGCGCCGCATGACAAATATGAACTACACTTTACTGCGAGTGAGTCATGGAATGTCACATTCGGAACTTGTCCGAGTAAATGCTTTATTGTCGTCCCCGGCCTAGAACTAGTGCACTGGCTAGTAATATATACCTAAAATTGCATACAACGCATGAGATACAATACCCCGAACCTCTATTCCCATATTAGCCTAGGCTAGCTGCGGCACCGCATGTTTCCCAGGGTCCCTCTAACACGGATGCATTTCATTGATGCTTCTCCACATCTGAAGGGTAATGAAGTGTGAAGGACTGGCTTTAGTCTCCCTTGCGAAGCGTCCATTCGGGTCACCAAAATCTGTAACCTGTAGGGAATCCCATTAGCAAAGGAGAGAATGAGAGAGAGGTCATATCATACCCATTCCACGAAGTCTTTAGACCTTTTGATTACCACCTCCCCGTTAGTCGACTTTTTTATAGCAGCGCTGACTTCCTTTTTATGTTGCTTCCAGGTTTCTCCAAGATTGAGACGGTCGTAGTCCGGTCCTCCCGGAACAAGCGATTTCTGGTCCTTGTCCAGCACTATCTTGTCTCCCAAACCAAGGTGCTTATCCAACGTGAAGTAATCGACCATGAACCGATAGCCGTCCTCGATACGAAGTTGCACGACTCGGTCGGTCAGGGCTTTCATGGCCGTATCCCGGGCCTTGATCTTGTCGTAGTCATTGGAGCGGCGCCACTTTACCAGCTGGTCATTGAGCGCACTCATTAGGGTCTGGTACTTTCCATCGTCCCTTAATTGTGCTCCGGCGGCTCCAGCGACCATGTTCCCGCGACCACCAGACTGTCCAATCCTTTCATTGATCAAACCGATCTTCAACTGTGCAGTCCGGCGGTCGTCAATCAGTTCCTTTACAGCACGCTCAAGGTCATCAACTCCTTCTGGGGCTTTCAATTTTGGCATATTAGTGACATCGGGCCCGGTCTCCTTGCCGTCCAATCGCTGAATGAACTCGTTGTAATCCAGAGGGCCCTCCCATTTTCCCGTAGCTGCGTCAT is a window of Aspergillus puulaauensis MK2 DNA, chromosome 4, nearly complete sequence DNA encoding:
- a CDS encoding uncharacterized protein (COG:S;~EggNog:ENOG410PH0I) yields the protein MKEFPSKLSASGWDIGEIKACPTVGFSGTNDSRVILPLSVEQLDLKDQTHTNALVLEYVLQAENSVAFVPVRSSQHSGSDAQVLLSMVVQSDRSTRVILDVGAQILELTNHEVAQSWLNMIPEDKQMQAVVFVNDGDEICVVDRTGLVEPLQTSPFASQSEVCLVFLDEAHTRGIDLRLPDNYRAAVTLGAGITKDKLVQACMRMRKLGKGHSVVFCVPGEIQIKILSLVGKPSGYSIGVSDVLRWAISETWIEMQRSIPLWAVQGQRFERQSDIWRKARHDGEIEMSKAQAAEFLEPESQTLEERYRPRKDNATPPIIAPAADHNNENIRLILERCRQFADVNFSSTQLQEEQERQLAPEIEQERQVQRPPSAKPGRHSIHPDVRAFICTGTLIRSSQAFIPAFQVLKDTSASKYLSVTQFPADLLVTRDFARTVQISGGLSSVLDDYQRPVQWVLTGSATGSGNKRVVKHMVIISPYEANKLMSDILRSNAVAMHLYAPRQNRSYSPLDSLDLYTCHPGALLMNDIPTTLRIQLNLFAGQLYISSFDEYRQICKFLGLASTATAEGVTVAADGFIESAANGPEMPSTFRSSPLKFLMVLMSQIRRDGQEIDKTHVGQVLDGKLLRFDDFQDSDD
- a CDS encoding uncharacterized protein (COG:S;~EggNog:ENOG410PIKI) produces the protein MSDIVSDTGSDVSQTSTAPTNEQLYDYNQCISALEGRSVPEDLTSAAARCAVVRGLRCSYSFAMSQSIRDLCTSSRFSEFLRARNARLIMSNVVPDGLEIPEAQPYCIWNPDFATERTYRQIAVQYPVMRYQVGRACAAAGYINLYRELDLLPDVSIAEEAREGHTEQGDQIYASIMSSPVKYAVMDDYKRLINDDSPQPAFLNGETHVRWKLGWRYTLSQDATEEFSPQEIDIEEDRYIGLETRQPDESLYDELDPQEARLLWEPLPLDIPTMKKGLLRQMAAFEGNVDRYARLINRRSRRPIARNGVELLCVVRGIYHHTMFARWWQHQLDTDAFKDRITDNWRVEIQTAINARRIMINDIGTFTEDTPCKPWLIWYPLKPELSTIADLSRRCPSMNLQIAITAIYCNYKGLYERLNMRPSIGLMEAAEKVSNPFYKSDLEKRAAELGISNPWNEGEFRPFDDVHGTLSYNLEPTGCGIWTRLRSDIMDPLSGGYYRKNFAYGGYFERYVWLSFETIRKMEVAGYNREQGQFFDCNDTRWFLTHDITTDEDGNEVINGSDGE
- a CDS encoding uncharacterized protein (COG:S;~EggNog:ENOG410PH0I), with the protein product MSISLPRLSNEARSYLLNHVFLFPQLPQQDDYNTEYELLLLETVINALKRFTAHVCEQHGEIIRVLITMLAYLRTTLGSRGEIDEVKFRNVLRTLDIDGTSVCFRLRVHVTYISLLGSVVPIHVKSQNAAVLMTRENDAIHVETFELSPRNEAVNSTIGRLKRQFPGPTLSMKPETFNDPHLQNAIAATLSKMSHQSVPGTKPKVRKAGEEHDEDRDTTDPKMVTEFFTVVLRPCSTVIENLQLNKNTREEVLWNNSRYPWRRSPLWLLIRVALQLVSQRLSLREGISDDIYKSFILFSMSIILDTSPNDISPEKKHMMIAKIARRLNKLTLSHHPTWLSYVHDALQRGNNAIEQAWRDIRSRNTSHHDTNSLGRLDFAQDTYHDLSPLDAWIDALTKREHVQDSAEFQPQNSLVEHEGLPSVGYTSDPDYAVLNLAAVENWVNISLEDWLQNNLDSQDTCQELCQLISDYHDEAMKLYSGNPEAVSVMFLTILELWIACDKAAIHAHPMLCDYNSCIPMDIFESLVLPHKSQMKRLAHAENYMQQRQRRVRYAGTSIFQDFGTKYCFSVRYFAQSEKHRALLATIEEEASRERAAKQTELRQKHKKYKELTTKIDGTECTYEEIIIDEYHGFTESRHSNSCGRCGYMRQRDSIDIDIHEWPLPADPLKVQSTVFELDAPHPFAFWRNTTAFFLLDVLRLSYSSRNKPRAKYEPRTYRGLRNYFEIGNGHRRFGLLSKNKPHENTHRRQKQIINVTERDVCLANGMDLHYYDHQADCFVTGFKSTGEVLTTCTYKLPRASSSLQQFLSRPASERDGRPPNTVIASLNSCPQDMSLEEYRALCSMPLGVNIQWQNILLQLAMPSVVFKKAETCIFILQIICQAGPSTKDSVLRDGHVIINDDVFAGELLARIKDAADRIKENWESMWELCALILLTQRILSLSSSASIRTLCLAQLSSLRTIGFNWVKLVRDKATGEDSDIRRNEFISQSAQLALVTTSTFDADEIVLEKVMESDKDACVWIQCCMLIHDRKGALDLTPGCLTSILHHRWQVLTYRCYPILVPNVASQKKPAMDLAIRQAWAAYQTGSSWSVASQGCEYWITTRSGRLPVHFNVLTGELLISGRPLARLPAEYESHVSYKTLFGQSPVEVMPSEVPGMQFSGQRKHMGCTVHLGKAPSSLSKKFDLCVRAVGQGKHQAWEFVPSRLIAGQVPDHFTETYVHWYNLDSDDIEFRPVMEPWRASSSYWRLQRAGHCRWYLASGGMRLVSMKSETAQTISRILEPIEKASRVHCKFYPASSLLEIEILRLRLNFSLQVGHSSIRCRQYRGMSIDTNQSLGTLVGLHNKLVLLHDNSHDRKILIPEGKVSWEQSGHHLVVTIGWQAVSNHHVYSVDEQLGRLVDNGNLQSKLILCYLHAVTSFCIPDPLTQKTGTEQALTILHSASLSETRFPCSPDFQGSH